ATTTCGCACTAAATTCATGCATGGGATCAGGAGAGAGTGGATAGTCCCTGAATTCAAGTCACTGTGTCACTGGTAACTAGTCTATCAGCAGATCGTACAAAGCAGAACAGAATAAGTGCTCCAATTGCTGAGGCGAATAACATTTCATAAGACCACTCAATAATCTAAGCGCTGTTAATACCCAACCCACATTTCTGTTGAATGGCCAcaaaatgttgaaaaataagCTCATACCTGATGGAATCCGTACTCGCGGGAGAGGGGCACTCCGAGCTCGGTGATGCAAGCATGGAGGCGATCGTCACTTCCGTACAGCTTGGGGTACCTCTCGATGCAGACGTCGAGCGTCCGCGCGAGCGCCGTGGCGAGGGGGAGGCTgagcgcgacgccgccgcccccgaaCGCCATACTGTGGCTGAAGTAGGTGTTCGCCGAGTGGCTCTCCGACGGCGCGCCGACGTACACCATCTCCCTCCAGTCGTACTTCCCGAGCACGGCCACCAGGTTGTCCGCGGACACCACGGTGTCGTCGTCCACGAGCACCACCCACcgcgcgcccccgccgccgccgcccacgagcCGCACGGCCTCGGCGGCGATGCGCGCGATCCGGAGGCCCGAGGGGTGGCCCGTGGGGTTCGTGTACCGGAACCGCGACGTGTCCTCCGACACCcggatcggcgggaggagggaccCCTCCCCGGACGCGCTCGGCCccggcgccgcgggcgccccggCGTCGAGCCACACGTGCCCGCGCATGGCGGCCGGGTCCCACCACATCCGGACGTACTCCCGGCGGCGCGGCCAGAGGTGCGCGGAGCCCGCGATCCCGAACACGATGTGGCCGAGCGACAGCGGGGCCTCCgcgccctccccgccgcctccgcctcctccgcccgccACCGCAAACGCCTCCGCGTCCGCCGCATCCGACAGCCCCGCGGCTGGGCCCCTCGCGTGGGACGCCGGGGACAGCACGAGGAGGACCCACAGCGCCGTGGCGAGGAGCACGGAGAGGAGCGCCAGGACCGCGGTCGCGAGCGGGCAGTTccgcggcgggagcgggagcgggagcgggagcggcggcggcggcggaggctgcgCGGCGTGGTGGGGCTTGCGCATTGGGCACGCGagaggacgacgccgccgccggtggcgacgGACATTGAAGGGGGGTGGCGGGGACGTGGCGATGTTTTAGGGATGGGCGGTGCGGAGACACGAACCGGTGGGTGGTCTCACTCACCTGCGGTTGTAATACCAACaagccacattcgaattttcattttttttaaaaaaaaacacggtATAAACAGAGGTTCACAACACACGCACACTTACCCATGTAAACATACACACGCACACTCTACACCTATGAATACTTATGAAAAACTGATCCAGCATATATTATGATTGACGGAGTTATCATGGGTGTTTCGCTGATGATGGATGTGTCGTCTACCGTTAAAAGaataagaccctgtttagatgggactaaaacttttaagtccctatcacatcgaatgtttggacactaattataaatattaaacgtagactattaataaaacccatccataatcttggactaattcgcgagacgaatcatttaagcctaattaatctatgattagcctatgtgatgctacagtaaatattccctaattatggattaattaggcttaaaaaaattgtctcgtaaattagctttcatttatgtaattagttttgtaagtagcctatatttaatactctaaattagtgtctaactatagagactaaagttaagttcCTGGATCCAACCaccacctaattaggtgtaaaTGGGAGTAAATCTTCGTTCGGTGTGGggtattttaaatatatttatttgaatttgaatacaGATTCACTCACCCATGTTAGCGGTTTGAAACCTGCACGTGGAGGAGGATGGTGGGCTTTGAGTGTTTAGTGGTAGACCACTGTTCTACGAAATAGTTTTGACTTGTAGTGTATGTGCATCatatgcttttttaaaaaagaatatcTTTGTGTGGCGATCTATACATTAAGCTATTAGGATGCTTACTAATGTCCTGCCATGTGTTTAGAACTTGTGATCAAAGGAATTTCATTTTCATTCTTTTGGGACCTTGTAGAACATATTCTGTGATCCATCCCATCAATCATTGTTCCTATGTTGTGATTACTCCTATACTCTGCTTAACTGTACTCCTATACTCTGCTTAACTGTGGCCATGTTTAGTTTCTtggctaatttttttaagtatattcggatacatatttatatttaaagtattaaatataatctaataataaaataaattatagattccgcctgtaaactacaagacgaatttattaagtctaattaatccgtcattagtaaatatttactgtagcattacaTTGTCAAAtaatgacgtaattaggctcaaaagatttgtctcgtaatttacatgcaaactgtgcaattggttttttttcgtccacatttaatgctctgtgcatgtgttcaaacattcgatgtgacatttttggaaaaaaaaattgaatctaAATAAGGCCTGTTTTTGTTTGGTCAATACTGCTTTAATGGTGATACAAGTGTCATCTGAAACAAATGTGCAAAAGGCGTATGAGCAGTTTGATAGTATAATCTGCTTCATCCATGGCTTCTTTTTTGGCGGTATTTTTCAATTTGGAGGTTTAATGTCAGCCAACCATGTCTATTTTTGTTCTCCTGTTTTTTGTGAGGAATTCCTATCTTTTATTTGAGGACCATAGCATCCATATCTTGATAAACTTTATTCCTCTATTCAAGTATGCCACGTGTCCAAACATCACCACAAGAAGGACAAAATAGTTGCCTTTGCACAAACCACATGGAGAGGAGAAAAGGGAAAATAATTGTGACTCAAATTCTTGGAGCATTGGGGGCTGTAGGCTGTAATTCTAGCCATTCACATAGGATAGATGCCAAAACTCatgtaagagcaggtacaatagcaagctataaactagctataaatatattttaaagagataaagaagagagagaagagtagcgggctacagatctgtagctagctACAGCATGGACTCAAAAACATAACGTATATATTACAGGTGAGACTATGCATTAATAgtatatagtaagcaactattatatgaattggctactATATTGGCTGTacatgatttggagctagtagtgagctatactattaGACTTGCTCTAAAGCATACAACACCTAACTACTTTTTTGCATGTACCTAAAATGTTTGGATATGTATCCTAAGGCTCATATGCACCATTTAAAAGAGGCTTTAACACCAAACTAATAAAAAGTTAATACGCCATTTAAGGGTCACAGGTAAAAAGATTCTTCTGAGAAGGTCTAAAACGAGTATTTTCTAATGTAGTCTGGGAAGGCATAGATGGAATTACAACAATACCATCAACATTAGTTGCGGAtcgagaaaaaaatagtttattgGTGTTACTCTAAACTTAATATCCCTCGGTACACGATGTCATATTTTCGTTTTATAGGCCATTTAACAATGGATTTTCTCGGAGTTCATCGGGTCTATTGATCCAATAGATCTAATTTACATCTCCTCCTTCTCGAGGGTAGTAGAATAAAAGACTTTGGATTTTGATCAACAATGAAAATGCACAAAACTCCTAGATATCTCAAAAATGGATTGAGATCCAGTGCAGTTGTTATTGCTACTGCGCATAATCTGATCCCTCTATTTCTTGATCCAATGATCCAAATCGTTTGCTACAGTGAATCAGCACTAGTTCTTGCAGCAACGCTACAGTACTTTGCTACAGTATTCTAATGCATCTGGGCCATATGTTTCAAATCTAGTGGTGCTGGTGTGACTGTGTAACTTGCAGTCACAATATCACACTAGCTACTGCACCTGAACCGAATCCCTCCAAAATCTATCTGAAGCGGTGTGGAATGGACACACAATTTATAATGAAAAGTCTGATGGGCAAACGCGCTcaccacatactccctccgtttcatattataagactttctagcattacccacattcatatggatattaatgaatctatacatatatacatacatacatacatacttttatatatatatatatatatatatatatatatatatatatatatatatatatatatatatatatatatatatatatatgtgtgtgtgtgtgtgtgtgtgtgtgtgtgtgtgtaacacatatataaatatgtacaatgttagaaagtcttataatatgaaacggaggtagtacctttttttttcaccgctttttttcttttgtagtaAGTTTATAGTACATCGGAAAGTGTATATGTCCTATTCTGATTCGGAAGCAAAGTTTCCATTAGACCTTGTGGTTAGCTCTATCAATCTGTAGCAATATTAGGACACTTGGGATTGACCCctgaaaacttttttttttaaaaaaaaaacctttcaaAGCATCTGTGTTTCTTTTCGTTGATAGGCGCTTAGCCAGATTGTCAATACTTTGGGTCTGTTTGATACAGCTCCAACTcataaatttagcttcaggagttgggtctggagtggagttgtggagctgcctaaacccagctccacaactctagttcattttgtgagagagctccacccaactccactcccagttttgatggagctgaaactgtttggctgagctccaactccaggaggggtggagctagaGTTGGAGCTGTGCCAGACAGACCCTTTGTAAACCATGCCAACACCGAGGCCTATTTGGCCATTTACGAAGCCCAACACCCAGATCTCAGTAAAACTTACAAAGCAAGCCCATTTAgtttaggaataagttcactttaggtttcTAAGTCATCGTCAAGTCTAAAATTCATCCATAAACCGCAATATCAGATATGTTGCATCCATCAACTATCGAAGTCAGTAGTTTTTTAGTTGAAAGATGCTTCTATCTAATATTGTGGTGCAGGGACAAATTTAAGACTCGGCGACAAATTAAGGGActtcaagtgaacttattcctttagtTAGATGGCAGTATGGGACGTGAAGGTAAGATGAGTGGCCCAACAGTAAGTCTGAAGAATAAGATGGGCTCACTTATGTTGCACATCATAAAAGCCCAAATTCCCTAAATTATGATTTTCCAAAGATTGGCCGAGCTGTGGATGTGCAGATGCAGAACACACCCAGGTCGATGAACTCGCGTCAGCGATggaggccgacaggtggggtcaCCGTACACGCTAGTGTACCGCGGCCATAccgggttaattggatccatgttATTATTTTACAGTTTTGAAGTTGTTATTCAAAATATGCCACTCTTTACCCTTTTACTATATTTCTCTAAAATTTTTGGACCATATTACCCTTTTCATTCTCCTCATCCACTTTTCATCTCTAGTTCATTTCTCAAGATTGAGGCGGCCAACCTGATGAAATTAACGAAGCGAGCCTTGGCGATGGCACGGATGACGAGTCCCCATCATCTCACGGACCGAGGGCCGGTCTCCCCTCGATCCCCTTTCTGCTGCTACCGTACCTCTCCCTTCTCCCGCAAGCTCCTCGGCGCACTATGGCGTATGGCGGAGTGGATCATGAAGGCGCAAGCCGACAAGCTCATACCATTGCCCTTGCTTCTCCCGGTGCCAACAAGTGGTAGATCAGGGACTCGGACCGACGAGTTCCATGTAGTGAAAACGGTGCAGAGTAGTGCGACAAGCTCCACGATGGGAGGGCCCTCTTCTCTTCCCATCCCCTCCCTCACTGGCCACACCATTCTCCCATCCTCCCATTTGTCGCGTCCAACCGCGAGCTCTGACACCTATCCCACTTCACCTTCCTCCTTCCTAGGTAGCGGCAAGAGCACATCCTAACCCATATCGCGGGAGAGCTCAAAGGTGAGTGCCTTCTTGGGGTTTGGGACTGTGAGTTGGGAAGCTCCTCGTGCAGGTGAGGGTTGTGGGCTTCGAGGTGTGAACATGCAAATAGGTCAATGAGCAGGGTCAACCAACGAGGGAAAACAACGCTGCCCTATTCCCACCACATACTGCTTAGAGCTACCATTCAACGACATCAGCTCCGTCAGATCTAGCGGTGGAGAAGATGAATATGAAAGAGAGTAGAGGATGAAGGAAGAATATGAGGGTAATATGATCTAAAAATTAGCGTATTTTTAATAAAGGTGAAATTATAATGACATGAATCGAAATAACCACTCAAAAACAGTACAGAGTACTAAACAGtaagaatgttttttttccccaaaccACAAAAATTATAATAACAAAACCACAAAAATTATAATAACACGAATCTACCCAAATAAAAAAGCTGTCGGAAATTCCCATCGTGCGGCCGCGGGGGTCGTGCCGATAAAATCCAAAGAGAAAGCAGGCGTCCGCCCCCTTTTCCTTTCCTGCGTCTCTTCGTGGAAGACACGCTACGTGCCATAATTAGCACGCAGGAAATGGCACGATTAGCAGCTAATCCCCACAGTCTAATCGGGGATTAAAAGCAAACCAAAGCAGCTCCCCCCACTATAccttcgtcctcctcgtcgtcgttgccTTGCTGTCTCTCTCCGTTAATTAATAAATTTcccccctcctcttccttccttcctccacCGGCTACGCgctccgtctctctctctctctctccgtttgCTTCGACCAAGCTAGGGTTTCGCCGCCGAATCGAGCTCGGTGGCGCGGGGATTTTGCGGTGGGGCGGAGCGcccgcggcggtggggaggctTCGGGTGGCCTCGGCCTCCGTCCGGCTCGATCCGATCGGTGagtgccctcctcctcctcctcggcgtgcCTGCTCTGGAAGGCGCGCGAATTCGGTTTGGGCGGCGGCGTTTCGCCCAGGGCTGTGGTGCGAGTCCTGTGGGCTGTGGCTGTGGGATGCTTTTGCCTTCTGATTTCTGTGGTTAGGTAGACGCAGTTTTTCTGTGCCAAGGTTGTACCTAACATGATGTTCTCTTCGGTTGCTTATTAGTCTTTTCCTTGGCCACTATCCATTGGTTGCAGATCCTTAAGAGTCATTTCTGAACTGGTTTCTTCATTCCCGTCCTGGACGGGTGATGAATCCAGTTGATACGCCTCATGTGCTTCATGTACTATAgtttttattgttgttttttCATTGGGCAATGCAGCAGATAGCTTTCCTTGAGCAATATTTGTTCCTAACCCACAAGATTTAGGAACATTTAGTGTCCATCACTTGTGTTTTTTCACAAACCAAGGATCATGTAGATGCTATAGGTGTAGTTGTTTCATAATCGGAATAACTCATGTATATCTGTACAATTTTGTATAGAATGGAAGTTAATTTCCCTAATGATTGATGGAAGTTACACCGACATCTGTAGTTCACCTTCAGACATCTTACTGTAACTCTATAAGAGTAAGGTTTGCACCATTGAGTAAGTTTACTATAAGACAGATTCATATGCTGTATGAAAAGTAACAACATGAGATGTCCCTTTGATTCCTTTGTTCATTGAGTATAAAACATATAGTTGAGTTTGCTATGAATGCCCACTTCATGAAATCGTAAATTCTATTGTTCACTGTGGGATCTCTTAAAATGATAAGTAATGCCTACTACTCTTTATTTGTATGGACCTATGATGcgtatatttataaataaattctATAAAGGTTGTCAAAAAAATGTTTAATGAGTAAAATGCATGGAGGGTCACCCAACTTGTTTAGGTGTCATATTGGTTACTCTACTTAGAAAATGCACATTTAAGTCACTAATGTGAGTTAAGTGAGTCATTTACCCATCTAACTATCCACATGAGCATACCTTGTACACATGGCATGCCACATAGGATTAAAAAATTGCATCTAGAAATGTGTAGAAAACTCTTTGTGTATTTTTTCCTTTGTCAGAGCACTACTAATTGGCAATACACGGAATTAGTGAAACTAAATTATTTCATGTGCCTATTTTGACGAGTTCAAGTTCTCAGTTGCCATCAAACCCTAGCAGCTTTTATTTTCACTATGTTTTTGTTCCACTCAATTACATTGCTAGGTCTGCACATTTTCAGAAGTAATTTTTTCAGTCTTAGGTGGCATGTCATGTGTAAGGTATGCTTACATGGATAGTTAGATGAGAACATGACTCATTTAACTCACATTAGTGACCTAAATGTGCATTTTGGAAGTAGTGACCTATATGACACACCTAAACATGTTGAATGACCATGCGTTTTACTCATGTTATTATCACCTAATGGCatgcatatgtatatgcatTAAGTTTCTGTCATCACCTTTGACAGGCCAACAACGGAACCTTTcattttaaaatagtttttgtTGGTTACAAAGTGGCACTATAAATTAATTGTTCTATGTAGCTTTCTAAAtacttttttcccttttggtcTGTGTGGTTTGACTTGGCTTGATCTCTGTCCTTGATTAAAAGGTTGGTGTTGAGTGTTTCAGCTTCATACATCGATATTTGTATGTCTGGCATAGTTCAAATAGAGATGAATTATTGATGCAGGGTAGCTCCTGGCTATGGTGGACCTAGAAAAATTCACCTGTAGGATCTGTTATAATTTATTCCTCAAGTACTATGGTAATGGTCTAGGGATCACTCCCACCTATTGGTGGTCCATTTAGTATTATTTGCACTCAAATGAACTAGAAGGGGTCAATGGGTCAGCCTGATCTGGTCCACTTGCATCCCTAGCTAAACTATCATATTAGGTAGGCAATTTCTTATAAATGTATAGGATGATTTAACTGAACACTCAGTAGCTGCTACTCATCCATTGCGGCTTTCATTGGTTACTGATGTTGCCACAGCAATCAATTAGGCGCAGATCTGTTCCATTATTACCTGCTTGATGTTCTGTTACATATGTTTTGCAGGCACACAGCCATAAGTTGGTGTTCCATGAGCTTATAAGAGtgatgccattattggcatgtTTCTATAGCATCTAGCATCTCCCAATGTTATGCATGTACTGGGCTCCCTTAAAAGATGGAAATTCAGAAGTCTGATCATCATGAGCAGAATCTTACTTCACCAAGAGGGCTAATCCATAAAGTGCTGCGTCGCACAAGTAGCAGGCGTTCTCCAACTGCAGCAGACCATAACCCTTCTCCTGTATTCCTGGAGACAAGCAATTCAAAATTCTTAAAGCAAAAGGATATTGATGATGCCATCAAGGATCCAGAGAAGGCAGGCACACACGACAACAGAATTGAAGATGAGAAGTCTGATTTGTTAGGGTATGAAATTTGTTCTGGGAAGCTTACATTGGATAACAAAGCCAAAAGTGCATCAGGTGAACAGTCTGGATCAGGGTCCAGTAGCAATTGCTTTGATGCTAGACTCACTACTGAAGCCTTGGTATGGGGTTCTAATATCCTTAAGCTCGAGGACATTGTATCTGTGAGTTTTTAGCTCATTGACTTTATTCTGTAAATTGCGTTGGTATGTTTCTGAGTTTCACTGCAAGTCCACATCATGTGAGAGCAATTCTAAGATCTTTTCAACTTTAACATTGCAGGTATCATATCATTCCGGGCTCCGTCACTTCACTGTGCATGCATGCCCTCTTGAAAAAAGATCCAGTGGACTTTCCTGCTTTATGAAGCCTAGAAAAATTCAAAAGGACTTACGTTTCCTATCCACTTCTCCACACGAGGCTTTTCGGTGGGTTAATGGTTTTGCAGATCAACAATGCTATGTAAATCTATTACCTCACCCCATGGCATCTAGCAAGAAGCATTCATCTGAACTCATTccatttgataatatgtttgatCCATGTGTTAAATGCCGGTCTCCCCCAAAGATACTTGTCATCTTGAATCCTCGATCTGGACATGGTAGATCTAGCAAAGTTTTCCACGGAAAAGTGGAACCTATATTCAAGGTATGTCTAGATGAATAGAATCATGTGCATTATTTTATAATCAGAGCTGTGATGTCTGCCTCATCAA
Above is a window of Oryza sativa Japonica Group chromosome 10, ASM3414082v1 DNA encoding:
- the LOC4349119 gene encoding uncharacterized protein, with product MRKPHHAAQPPPPPPLPLPLPLPPRNCPLATAVLALLSVLLATALWVLLVLSPASHARGPAAGLSDAADAEAFAVAGGGGGGGGEGAEAPLSLGHIVFGIAGSAHLWPRRREYVRMWWDPAAMRGHVWLDAGAPAAPGPSASGEGSLLPPIRVSEDTSRFRYTNPTGHPSGLRIARIAAEAVRLVGGGGGGARWVVLVDDDTVVSADNLVAVLGKYDWREMVYVGAPSESHSANTYFSHSMAFGGGGVALSLPLATALARTLDVCIERYPKLYGSDDRLHACITELGVPLSREYGFHQWDIRGNAHGILAAHPIAPFISIHHLELVDPIYPGLNSLESLELFTKAMKTEPMSFLQRSICYDKRQKYTFAVSLGYVVQVYPYVLLPRELERSERTYIAYNRMSQRTEFDFDTKDIQKSLCKKPILFFLKDVWKDGNITRGSYIRASVRDDLKNKVFCFRSPPLPDIDEIQVSASPLSKRWHLAPRRLCSALKGSINGTLFMFVRQCGRGTFGSASDSL